GCCCTGTTCTGACCTGGCTGTGGGATTTCCCTGAGGGAGCtttacagctcagtgtgtttatgAGAGCAGCAGTAAAAATCCAGTCAGAGGTGCTTTTTTCCTCGATTGCTTACCCTCAATGAGGTTCTCCCAGACCCCAGGGTCCATTAACTTACTGTCTGCCAGCCAATACAGACTTGTTCCACCAGGAACTGGCTTGCTGTTAATACTGGACCCACCTGCCTTTGGGTCAGGCAGCATCGACTCTTCTTGCCATTTTTAGCACATTCCACTGAACTAATTAGAGTTTTGTGCCCTGAGGGGCTGACAGGGAGGGACAATTTACAGTGTCTGTGCAAGTTTTGCTTGACTGGGTAAAATTCAGTTCCAGCAAGAGTTGTTATTGTTAGAATAAGTGGATTGTTTTTACTTCCCTTTATAGCAGCACATGGGAAGTCAGGCTGTTGCCCATTGCTGGTGTGGAGGGATCCACCTGTGTGTTCCCATCTTGCTGCAGTGGGAAACAGGTGTGTTTGGAAAGCCTGTTTGAGAGGACAAAGCCCCATTGTCCCCACAAAGGCTCCCCAAAGGGTGACTTTACACCCCCTTGATCTGTGAAACTGCCTCTGAGTAAATGCTAAGTCACTGTAGCTTTCACTGCAAAGATGTCTCATGGAAGCTGCTGGGAATTCATTCTCCTGACAGTGAAACCTGTGTGGACACTATTGCACAGATGTTTTACCTTTAGCTGCCATTGCTGGAAGGAGGGGCTCTGATGTGTGATTTCTATCACACTAGGTGTGGTTTCCTATTGAAGTGGAGCAAAACGATCCCCCTCAGATTAGACTTCTATTCTTCTTCCCTAGGGAAGAATCACGAGGCCTAAGGTGGCAGGGAGCACCCAGGTCCCTCCcagaggctgtgccagcagggcagggagggactggCAGGGTGGCTTGTCAGAAACGTGTGTGGCACGAGCCCTGTTCAAGGGGTGCAGCAGCCTTAGCTGTGACAGGGGTGGTGTGCACTCAGATTTACCCtttccctggagctgtgtccCTGAGAGCCTTTGTGAgcagctgtcccagccctggaacACCGTCctcccacagcctgtcctggcCAGGTGTTgttcctctctccctgtgcatTTGCAGGAGCAAAGTCAGAATGGGACTGTTCCAGTTGAGTCTGTCCTGGTGCTCCTTTCTCAGGGCCCTGAACAAGCTTCCCAGGGTACACCAGTACCTGGGAATGGACTGAGATTCTGGGAATGAGGCTCATGAGGTGCTCAAAATAGCCCAGTTCCCAGCCGTGTGTGCAGTCACAGGACAGTTGTGTTGGGCTGGGCTCGATGCCACTGTTGGGGCTGATGGGATTCTGAGCTGTTTGGTCCTTGGGATGGTGACTGAACGTGCACTTGGCAGTATCACCTTCTTTGTTGGAGGGGAGAATATATTTTGGGTCAAATTCAGCTCCCAAGTGTGAAATCTCACTTAACAAAGGTTAAACAAACCTTCATCAGCCTTGCAGTGTTCCCATCAGCCCTGTCAGAACAGCTTTGTGATCCCACCTGCCCTCTCATGAGGAATATTCAAGGATTATTCAAAGAATCCTTCAAGAAATGCTGGGAATCAGCATCTCAGCCACGTGCAGAGTGAGACAAGACACAGTTACTGATGTATCTTTGTGTTGATGCTCATAACCTTTATTTGGCCAGTGCTAGAAAGCAAATACAATGAattccctttcctccctctggTTATTTTGAAACTCGTGGAGTGttataatttttcttgtttctttccatGTAAATTTTGCTTACGTGGGGGATTTGTGGCAGTTCCTGTGACTGAATAATCTAAACCAGCAAAAGGACTCTCTTGTTACTGAAACCCTGTCTATGTATGTTGGTCTTTCAATGTTGAacaagctttttttccctgctaatCTGTTAGAATTTTTTAGTGCAGATGGAAAAACTCTAGTGAAAAACTCAGTTTCTACCAAGTTCATACTTTCCCTATCTCATGTAAGTAAGATCCAGCCTTGTGGGTACCAGAATACCAATAAAACTTAGGATTTTGACTTTAGGAATATACAAGAAAATTTAATGCAACAGACAGGAGAGAGGTCCAGCATAGATGTCTAATgtgttagttttatttaaagatgGTCTCTTGGTGCTAGAGCAAgaaatgttctttaaaaaaacatcaaataaataaataaataaataaataaaaataggaatAACTTTCTGTTGAGGAGCTTGGAAAGCATCTGGCTTTCATCTTGGGAGGAACAGGTACTGTAAAGCATTCTTCAGAGCAGGGAATAGGGAGGTTGATCCTAATTCCTCCGGGAACCTGCAAACCAAACATGAAATAAATGTTActaaaatctgtttctttttcagtctgtGGCACCGTCATCAacagtgcttttgaaaaaaacagtACTGGCTTAAATACTCGGCTAAAATTAACTCCTTTCTCAGACTGTGTCTTCTTAAAGATTGAAAGGGCTGCTCCTCCCCCGTGGTGGCACAGACAGTGACTCACCGTTGCAGCCCATCCCGCTGAGGGAGCCGATCCGATCGATCCTCCTCCCGAAGCACCCGGAGTCTCTCATCATCCTGGGCATCTGCAGCCCCCTCAGCCTCTTGAGGACGGGGTCCCTGTAGGACAGGGGCGTGTTGGGTGCCAGCCTGGGCTCAGCCTTCTGGTCCTCGCTGTCGTCGTCGAGTTCTGGGCGGATCTCCTCCTGGGGTTTGGGTTCTGGCAGGTCAGGGTTGGACTCCAGGGCTTCAATCATTGCAAACTTGTCCTCCAGCCTCTCCAACAGAGCCTGTAAGAGAAGGATTAAGTTCATGAAACTCCTAGTTTTGTGCTCATTTGCAAAGTCTTCCAGTCATCCCGTTCTGCATTCATCAGTAGTCCCAGGGGAGAATGTCAGGTTGGATCCCAGGTCCTTGAGCTCTGTCCTCTGCACTAAATCCCTGTTCACAGCAATTCCATCTATAGGAATTTACAACTGTGAGCTGAATGAAGCTGCTTGACACCAAGTGTGTCTTACTGGCAAGGTTACAACTCTTGACAGAAGAATAAAAGCCCAAGGTCTGAGTTGCACAGGGAGCTACCACTCAGCCCAGCAGTGGTACAGCCTCAGAGAACCTTTGGATCCATAGCCATGTTCtcagaagctgctgctttgtCACCCCTGGCTATTTCAATGGACACCACTTGGAGAAGCTCTTGGTGTTTTCACTGATCTCTGCCCCGGGGGTTACAGGATTGCTGCTCCTATAAGCAACCCAAAATACCCCTGTGCTAAATTATTGCCTGCTGAGTGATTTCTTCCTGAGTACCATTCTGTGCAATTTGTACAGCTTTGTGTGACAGGGATCAGATAACCTTCTCAAGGGCAGCTCAACCAATTAGGGGAACCTAATTTCCCATCTCTGAAAGAGGAGTGAGCCTCATGGCTTGCCTGACAATGCATTTGGAAGCCACTTTTCTTGGCTGCTGCAAACAGCCCAGAGGCACAGGGTGGTTTTAGCTACAGCTGACACTGTCCCAGTATCTCAGGGAGTTTGTTCTCAGGCCCTGAGAACAGCTGTGAGAAGCTGGTCACTGGTACCAGACCAAGGAAAGGTTTGAGCTTTCAAATTTCATCTTGCGAGGCTGAGCCTTAAGCTTGTGTTGTGCTGCAACAATGGATGTTCTCTGTCACTCATTAGAGTTTGCACTTGGTAATTTCAAAGCTCTGGAAGCTTTCCCGGATGAGCCACACTAAATGATTATAGTATTCCTCTAGAAACATTTCTAAAATTTGACTTTGGGTGCTCCACTTTACCTCCTCATCTCCCATCCATACACAAATCTCTCAGATTCAGAAAGCCAGAGCCCTATGGCTGCCCTGCTTCACTGCTCCTGCTCTTTAGGGGGATAGAGAGAAGCCACCTCaaagttttctgtttgttcttgtAGAGCTactctgaagattttttttttcccctctctggaGCTTTGCCCCCAAGGAGATGGATCTTTAAGAGAGAAgaaccaaaaccccaaagcagACATCCCACAACATCGCAATTGTAattcccagtgctgcccaggaGCTCAGGTGAACCCAGCACAGGAGGATATTGCCCTGCAGAGCTTCTCTGAGCCCCTGTGAAGAGCTGAGCCTTTGTCCCCTGGCATGTGGTGGCCAATGTGGCCACTGCTGTCTGATCATGCAAAGGGAAGGCAAAGCACCACCTCACACTCTGCTGAGCACCCCCAAAGTTTAAACCTGAGAAGAGAGAGAGTCCTCACCTCCATGCTGGCCAGCTCTTTGGCAGGGCTGAGGCTGTAGATGGGGTTGGCTCTGCTGGACTGGAGCTGGATGAGCAGCAGCAAGAGGAAGCCATAGAAAAATGAGCCTTTAGTGTCCATGGCGCCGAGTTGGTTGGGAATAGTGAAGTTCAAGCTGTCTCTTCTGAGATGTCCCTTCGGATCTCTCTGTTCCTTGTCCTGTCCTCTCTCTTCCGAAGCTCGTCTTTTATACTCTTGGGGTGTGATCTCTGCTTCCTGGGTTATCAGGGGGTTTATCTTGGGCACATTCCAGTCCCACTGCAGGCATGCAGCTCTGTCAAGGGAAGATTCCCTTTATTAGCTGTCATTAGGCAGCAGCCGCCGTTGCTGAGGAATGTATGTCACAAGTCAGTGATTTCATGTCACTCCCCCTCCTCTTGATACCGGGGCAGTGATTACAGGATCCAGTTGGAAATTCTTAGCAATTTTCTTTCAAGAATGGTCAGATTTACGGAGAGGGGAAACAATCCCGAAACTGCTCTAAACTCTGCTCAGTTAGAAGATTTCCACAGAGAAATTACCTTTTACAGGGAAAACAGAAGGCTTTTCAGATGAAGAGTAAAGGCTGAAGATAAATCTACTTTTAGGACACCTACAGCATCGTGCACACTTCCCTTCTATATATGGAATATGTGTGGCCACCGCATACCATGGAGTGTGCTGAAAATCCCAGATTTGGGCCAACTTCTCTTTTCCCAGTGCTGTCGAGGTGATATCACCGTTGAGACTTTGTGTGttcccaacagcagcagcacctcgATCTGCACCTCAGCAGGGACTGACTCTGCAGGGACAGCGAGTGCCTCCAGCCCTCTGTGCCGCCGAAAACACTGTCCCTGTTAACAGCCAAACCTGTAAATAATGGGATTTCTCTAAACATCAATGGTAAGGCTTGACCCTACAGCAATAAAATTGAAAGGCCAGGTGGCCAGATACAGGAATAATCTTCTTGTACCCTCATGCAAGAAAGAAACCTGCTCAATGAGAAATTTCAATAGACGGCTTTCGGTGTTATTCAGAAAGGAATCAGAACCTGTCCCCAAGGAAAAATGGGTGAATTTGTGTCTATATGTGCTTTGGGAGAGGTTAAAATGAAATCTTCAGTTTAatagattaaaaacaaaaagtatttatttatttgaatgctgaagtttttttaaattagctaAAAACTTCCTATTCTTAAATGAAATACAGATTTGCTGCAAATTCCTCTTCCACTGTTGTCTTTATGCATATagtgcaattaaaaataaattttttttacagaagtGCAAGAGTTCTAAATTATGAAGCACATTGTTTGCCCCACATCTTcctaacatttctttttattttaaattgaaacaAGAATGAATGTCTATAAGTTGTTGACTTTTCATATGAATATAGATCTTGAAAGGATCTCCTGATTAGtttctaaataataaaacaatgataaaatatttctcatgTCTTAAATGTTTTTAACATGGTGTTTGTGTACAAACATGTGGACATACTGTTCACATGATCAGCTACCAAAATTATACTGGAAAGGACATTCCCAAGGTTGTGGAGTCATGTTCAGATGctactttttcctaatatagTCTGAATTCAGCCCAACTCCGTGTGTGTTCTCATGAAACCCTTTATTATAACAGCTTTCTCTATTTTTCCtccatgctttcttttttcagtaaatggaagaaatgctctttttttgtgtgttatcCCAGCACATTCTTGTTTTGTGCTATTAAGAACTAAGATCCcgacagcttctttttttttttattttttaattaacactCCATGATGCAGTGTCTGTGTAATTCACTAATTAGTTACAATCATTCTCTTCCTGCCGCTCTTGGTGTGTGTATATGTTTGTTTACACCGAGGTGTAACTTTGTTTTGTAAACTGCAAAAGTGTGAGAATATAAACCAGAATTATTCATTAATATCCAGTGTCCAATTTAAGATTATTAAGATCTGttattgctgtattttttggttctttcctttcacacacacacacatccaccCCCACGCACTAAATATTCTCTAGTGCTGTCTCTGCACAGAAACATTTTGTCACTTGCTCTGAGCTTtgctttgtggggttttttttgtacagTAAAATGTCAGAACTCAGCTCATCACTGTTGAAGCTCTAAAAatcacttgtttgtttgttttatttcagtgtcaCCACCCTGGTAAGATGAATGTGAAGTTAAGGCTTTATAGCCCAGCGATGGATAGTCAGGATCCAGGCATTGCCTGTGCTCAGCTGGGCATTTCCCCGGTAAAACCCTTGTCAGGACCCTTAACAGAGGAGCAGGTTCTTATAAAAACCTTAATGTGAGTGATTTTAGGGTTGGGAGAATGTCACATTTCCTCAGCATCGCAGGGTGTGGGGTGGGAGGTGTGGGACATGAGGCTCCTTAGAGCAGCTCTGGTTgctcagagcagagagggggaacacCAAAGGTGCTGCCGCAGCCCGGGGGGGGATCCCTGCGAGGAGGAGGATGGACAGAGCTCAGCTGAGGGTCACGTTGCCCCTTCCCCGGCAGGAGGATTCTACGCCCTCGtttttcagccctgtaaggcTGAGGACTGTAAGCCCTTGGGTGGTGCCACGTGGATTCCTTCTGCTGATAAACCTGTCCTAAGTGCTGCCCCGACCCACCGCACGTCCCTCCCGTGATGTCCATTCTCCTACTGCCGTTTGCGGCTGAAGAGTCTGAGCTGACTGTAAGGAGCCTTTGTAGTCGCCTTTGTTCTGAGGAAGAGGCTGGATTTGGATTCCTTTTATCTCCCAGTGATTAAACCCTTTGACAAAACTATACCGTACCCCACCCAAGCTCTCTTTCCCTGCAGTTTGGTTAGATTGAGAAGGAAATTAAGAGATGAGGCAGTGTGAGAATCAAAGGGAAATCTAAAAGCGTCCAGAGCTACCATGCTGCAGTTAAGAGAGTTAAGTGGTGCCTCACTTTTTCCAAGGGGGGGGAATCAATTTTCATCCCAAGCATGGAGTATTTCTCCCGGTGATTGGGATGTGTGGCAGCTGCCCCTTTCTGTG
Above is a window of Pseudopipra pipra isolate bDixPip1 chromosome 22, bDixPip1.hap1, whole genome shotgun sequence DNA encoding:
- the LOC135425871 gene encoding natriuretic peptides A, coding for MDTKGSFFYGFLLLLLIQLQSSRANPIYSLSPAKELASMEALLERLEDKFAMIEALESNPDLPEPKPQEEIRPELDDDSEDQKAEPRLAPNTPLSYRDPVLKRLRGLQMPRMMRDSGCFGRRIDRIGSLSGMGCNGSRRN